A window of Fundulus heteroclitus isolate FHET01 chromosome 15, MU-UCD_Fhet_4.1, whole genome shotgun sequence contains these coding sequences:
- the taf1a gene encoding TATA box-binding protein-associated factor RNA polymerase I subunit A yields MDALDELLGPPVDLEDESDSSDNSSRKRHKSKLPLAKPLCAEGQTESGFHKTCRTCLEHIREAMLHHRWQEAAEYMVSYTQVLEDRNKGRALPNKELIWRISTEILHHLPHSTVKDYNIIYERMKHSGVKHYLMICLEHSFHLMLHGQIEGAKQQLSVAESWRHGKVSSSQHQRHKLIQAYRSLLDYMIWCDKKSTLSTNNFVFDSDNQAMHTYFRHASVNLQDILKNPGVWDPFILCYVEMLEFYGDNEEALKVLNDYAYDNSFPPNPNAQVYVYQFLKRHNAPEKKLMKVLRNLQILVPSHELMLEYSYLLLQSEKTSDTEKALGVLLEMLDFACWRSNLDVWTCLKAVTHQLLLREDGEMTVCKHMTLRMDWWPALHFTSFHAEKDREENNKLLEVKASLAEILCPGRALKYTAEQMPT; encoded by the exons AGGGACAGACCGAAAGCGGCTTTCACAAGACGTGCCGAACCTGTCTGGAGCATATCCGAGAAGCAATGCTGCACCACCGAtggcaggaggctgcagagTACATGGTCAGCTACACCCAGGTGCTGGAGGACAGAAATAAGGGCCGAGCACTGCCAAACAAAGAG CTCATCTGGAGAATCAGCACCGAGATACTTCACCACCTTCCACACTCCACAGTCAAAGATTACAACATCATATATGAACGGATGAAGCACTCAGGAGTTAAGCATTATCTCATG ATTTGCCTGGAGCATTCTTTCCACCTGATGCTCCACGGTCAGATCGAAGGCGCGAAGCAGCAGCTGTCCGTCGCAGAGAGCTGGAGGCACGGCAAAGTGTCGTCCTCTCAGCATCAGCGCCATAAGCTGATCCAGGCGTACAGGAGCCTGTTGGATTATATGATCTGGTGTGACAAAAAGTCCACGCTCTCCACAAACA attttgtttttgattctgACAACCAAGCGATGCATACCTACTTCAGACACGCATCTGTGAATCTTcaggacattttgaaaaatccagGCGTCTGGGATCCCTTCATCCTTTGTTATGTTGAG ATGCTGGAGTTTTATGGGGATAACGAGGAGGCTCTGAAAGTCCTGAACGACTACGCGTACGACAACAGCTTTCCCCCAAATCCCAACGCGCAGGTCTATGTGTACCAGTTCTTAAAGCGACACAACGCTCCTGAAAAGAAACTGATGAAAGTGTTGAGG aACCTCCAAATATTGGTGCCAAGCCACGAACTGATGTTAGAGTACAGCTACCTCCTGCTTCAGTCTG agaaaactaGTGACACTGAGAAGGCTCTAGGAGTCCTCCTCGAGATGCTCGACTTCGCCTGCTGGAGGAGCAACCTGGACGTGTGGACGTGTTTAAAAGCTGTCACTCACCAGCTGCTGTTACG GGAGGACGGGGAGATGACGGTCTGCAAGCACATGACTCTAAGGATGGACTGGTGGCCCGCTCTGCATTTCACAAGCTTCCATGCAGAGAAGGACAGGGAGGAGAACAACAAGCTTTTGGAGGTGAAGGCGTCACTCGCAGAAATCCTTTGTCCAG GTCGAGCTCTGAAGTACACCGCTGAGCAGATGCCTACTTGA